A genomic window from Sulfurimonas sp. includes:
- the folK gene encoding 2-amino-4-hydroxy-6-hydroxymethyldihydropteridine diphosphokinase, translating into MYLKRKLNDELSIYKGLRYGYKTSQKSTYRHQVIVGIGGNTGDVKRRFEHLFCFFKKSNMVEVLQTSSILKNPPFGFLEQDDFFNALIVLKTNMLPMQILNYLQKVEKKFRRVRTFANAPRSLDLDIIFYDNICMNKEKLTLPHPGWNKRDSVLIPLMDLYR; encoded by the coding sequence GTGTATCTAAAGCGTAAATTAAATGATGAACTTAGTATATATAAAGGTTTACGTTACGGATATAAAACTTCCCAAAAATCAACTTATAGACATCAAGTCATAGTTGGAATCGGCGGGAATACAGGAGATGTTAAACGCAGATTTGAACATCTCTTTTGTTTTTTTAAAAAAAGTAATATGGTTGAAGTTTTACAAACATCATCAATACTGAAAAATCCACCGTTTGGATTTTTAGAACAGGATGATTTTTTTAATGCTTTAATTGTGTTAAAAACAAATATGCTGCCAATGCAGATTTTAAACTATCTTCAAAAAGTTGAAAAAAAGTTTCGAAGAGTAAGAACTTTTGCCAACGCACCTAGGAGTTTAGATTTGGATATCATTTTCTATGATAATATTTGTATGAATAAAGAAAAATTAACTCTCCCTCATCCAGGGTGGAATAAAAGAGACAGCGTGTTGATACCTTTAATGGATTTGTATAGATGA
- a CDS encoding chemotaxis protein CheW, producing MSEKLKDVINKQSQQQNEDESLSQLDDIVQLVGFIIGDEEYAVPILSIQEIIKPFTWTRVPQVPAYVKGVFNMRGAVIPLIDLRLKFGLNEQKHSDETRFIVMKHGDEVAGFVIDRLTMALRIKKANIGPAPDTINAEDSLIDGVGKEEDRIITILKPDKLLERDF from the coding sequence ATGAGTGAAAAATTAAAAGATGTAATAAATAAACAAAGCCAGCAGCAAAACGAAGATGAGAGTTTAAGCCAACTAGATGACATAGTTCAGCTAGTAGGATTTATAATAGGCGATGAAGAGTATGCAGTGCCTATTTTATCGATTCAGGAGATCATTAAGCCTTTTACATGGACACGTGTTCCTCAAGTTCCGGCTTACGTAAAGGGTGTATTTAATATGCGTGGTGCTGTAATACCCTTAATAGACTTACGCCTTAAATTTGGACTGAATGAACAAAAACACAGTGATGAGACACGTTTTATAGTTATGAAACACGGTGATGAAGTAGCAGGTTTTGTTATAGATAGGCTAACTATGGCACTACGTATTAAAAAAGCAAACATAGGACCGGCACCTGATACAATTAATGCTGAAGACTCTTTAATAGACGGTGTAGGAAAAGAGGAAGATAGAATTATCACTATTTTAAAGCCGGATAAACTTTTAGAAAGAGATTTCTAA
- a CDS encoding ABC transporter permease has product MNDKLEILTEHSGLTLKFKGEFNLYKVSNYEAKIKSINYTSFNNIVIDLNDLTFFDTTAAIFLEKFMKSLETQHISFELLCNSDDILDTINLVKKYSSTPSKKKKKKSFLEAIGKRAYNNFLGFMSFFAFLGKLFSTKLHLVKNLHSIRYKETAFEINESAVKALGIIALTSFLIGLVVAYQGAYQLKTYGANIFIVDMLGISIMRELAPIITAIVIAGRSGSAYTAQIGAMKITEELDAMRTMGFDPYLFLVLPRIIALMIMMPILIFISDIMAIIGGMIVANIDLDITVNMFLDRFLVAIDVRHFYVGIVKGPFFAFLIATIAIYRGMAVKDDTQSIGFNTTKSVVESIFAVIMCDAIFSIIFTNLGI; this is encoded by the coding sequence ATGAATGACAAGCTAGAAATACTAACTGAGCATTCCGGACTCACTCTTAAGTTTAAGGGTGAGTTTAACCTTTATAAAGTCTCTAATTATGAGGCTAAAATCAAATCAATAAACTATACTTCTTTTAACAATATCGTTATAGATTTAAATGATCTAACTTTTTTTGATACAACGGCTGCCATATTCTTGGAAAAATTTATGAAAAGTCTGGAAACTCAACATATATCTTTTGAACTGTTATGTAATTCTGATGATATATTAGACACTATAAATCTAGTAAAAAAATATTCTTCGACTCCATCTAAAAAGAAAAAGAAAAAGAGTTTTTTAGAAGCAATCGGTAAGCGTGCTTATAATAACTTTCTTGGTTTTATGAGTTTCTTTGCATTTTTGGGAAAACTGTTTTCTACAAAACTTCACCTAGTTAAAAATTTGCATAGTATAAGATACAAAGAGACAGCTTTTGAGATTAATGAAAGTGCTGTAAAAGCTCTTGGAATTATTGCCCTTACAAGCTTTTTAATAGGACTTGTAGTAGCTTATCAAGGAGCTTATCAGTTAAAAACATACGGTGCAAATATCTTTATAGTTGATATGCTCGGTATTTCTATTATGCGTGAATTAGCACCTATAATTACAGCCATTGTAATAGCTGGGAGAAGCGGAAGTGCTTATACGGCACAGATTGGTGCAATGAAGATAACTGAAGAGTTGGACGCTATGCGAACTATGGGTTTTGATCCATATCTGTTTTTAGTATTGCCTAGAATTATTGCACTAATGATAATGATGCCGATTCTTATATTTATATCTGATATTATGGCGATCATAGGTGGTATGATTGTTGCCAATATTGATCTTGATATTACGGTAAATATGTTTTTAGACAGATTTTTGGTAGCTATCGATGTTAGACATTTTTATGTAGGTATAGTTAAGGGGCCATTTTTTGCATTCTTGATCGCCACTATTGCAATATATAGAGGAATGGCCGTAAAGGATGATACGCAAAGTATAGGTTTTAACACTACAAAGAGTGTAGTAGAGTCTATATTTGCCGTAATAATGTGTGATGCAATCTTTTCAATAATCTTTACTAATTTAGGTATTTAG
- a CDS encoding MlaD family protein, whose amino-acid sequence MNNKVNYTLIGILVVIGLAMIVVFSYWLLQPSQERAMKNYYVYFDESVLGLNIEAPVKFRGIDVGKVSKININPKNTEQVQVTVSILKTTPIKTTTRAKLTSQGITGLSYINLTMGENGTELLEKSDGERYPVIKSTPSFFEKFELSFGDVSKNLSKTLDGTQALLNEENQKQVTIILNRSAKFMDKLDRMFNEKTIKHFQNSIENIELTSAKLNIMMPKIENFIENSVEWENKLAANFQTIMKSYMGIKGSMDVFKASVARGDFNIKGITSELVPNINNTLLEMQQLIIRMDSLAEQYEKSPGDILYKTQEINKGPGE is encoded by the coding sequence ATGAATAACAAAGTAAACTATACGCTTATCGGAATTCTTGTCGTTATAGGCCTGGCAATGATAGTTGTATTTTCTTATTGGTTATTGCAACCATCACAAGAAAGGGCGATGAAAAATTATTATGTATATTTTGATGAATCTGTACTTGGTTTAAACATTGAAGCACCTGTAAAGTTCAGAGGAATTGATGTTGGAAAAGTCTCAAAAATAAACATTAATCCAAAAAATACGGAGCAGGTTCAAGTAACTGTTAGTATATTGAAAACTACACCTATTAAAACTACTACAAGGGCAAAACTAACTTCGCAAGGTATTACCGGTTTAAGTTATATTAACTTGACAATGGGTGAGAACGGGACTGAGCTTTTAGAAAAAAGCGATGGGGAAAGATATCCTGTAATAAAAAGTACCCCTAGCTTTTTTGAGAAGTTTGAACTCTCGTTTGGTGATGTTTCAAAAAACCTTTCAAAAACTCTTGATGGCACTCAGGCACTATTAAATGAGGAAAATCAAAAGCAAGTAACGATAATTTTGAACAGATCTGCCAAGTTTATGGATAAGCTTGATAGGATGTTTAATGAAAAAACTATAAAACATTTTCAAAACTCTATAGAAAACATTGAATTAACAAGTGCAAAATTAAATATTATGATGCCAAAAATAGAAAATTTTATTGAAAATAGTGTAGAGTGGGAGAATAAACTAGCTGCTAATTTTCAAACTATTATGAAAAGTTACATGGGTATTAAAGGTTCTATGGATGTTTTTAAGGCTTCTGTAGCAAGAGGTGATTTTAATATTAAAGGTATAACAAGCGAGTTGGTTCCAAATATTAACAATACACTTTTAGAGATGCAACAGTTGATCATCAGGATGGATTCATTGGCTGAACAATATGAAAAAAGTCCTGGAGATATACTTTATAAAACACAAGAGATCAATAAAGGACCAGGAGAATAA
- a CDS encoding aminopeptidase P N-terminal domain-containing protein: MIKEDEYKERRDTLVSKMSKNSIAVIFSNSYKTRSNDTEYPYRQNSNFYYMTGFKEDNATLVLIKKNKNYKSILFVNKKDKVDELWNGKRLGAKEAKKRFLVDQVYTDDKFEEKYKEYISAKKSLYFDFDLTFSKADLLKKHSRNISNYKNIAPIIQKMRLVKSDSEIKLIKKAINITKDAHLRAMKFKKQDRFEYELLAEIEHSFKSQGAYSDAYTSIIAGGNNANTLHYIENNKPFKNNDLILIDAGCEYEHYASDITRTIPVSGKFTEEQKEVYNLVLDTQLKVLEAIKPGVKRTKLQKIAVKCLTESLVELGILKGDIKKLIKKEKYKPYYPHGIGHWMGIDVHDQCPYKDENGKEIVLAKGMVLTIEPGLYLDIDDKKVPQKYRGIGIRIEDDILLTDDGYENLSADIIKTVEDIESIN, translated from the coding sequence ATGATCAAAGAAGACGAATACAAAGAAAGACGCGACACATTAGTCTCTAAAATGTCTAAAAACAGCATAGCTGTGATTTTTTCTAACAGTTATAAAACACGTTCAAACGATACCGAATATCCTTATAGACAGAACAGCAATTTTTACTATATGACCGGTTTTAAAGAGGATAATGCAACTCTCGTTTTAATTAAAAAAAATAAAAACTACAAGTCAATTTTATTTGTAAATAAAAAAGATAAAGTAGATGAGCTGTGGAACGGAAAAAGGCTTGGTGCTAAAGAAGCCAAAAAAAGGTTTTTAGTTGATCAAGTATATACAGATGATAAGTTTGAAGAAAAATATAAAGAGTATATCAGTGCCAAGAAAAGTTTATATTTTGATTTTGATCTGACATTTTCAAAAGCTGATCTCTTAAAAAAACATTCAAGAAATATATCAAATTATAAAAATATAGCACCTATTATTCAAAAAATGCGCTTAGTTAAATCAGATTCAGAGATAAAACTTATAAAAAAAGCGATAAATATTACAAAAGATGCTCATTTAAGAGCGATGAAATTTAAAAAGCAGGATCGATTTGAGTATGAACTATTAGCTGAAATAGAACATAGTTTTAAAAGTCAGGGTGCTTACAGCGATGCATATACATCTATTATTGCAGGTGGAAACAATGCAAATACACTGCACTATATTGAGAATAATAAGCCATTTAAAAATAATGATTTAATTTTGATAGATGCAGGTTGTGAATATGAACATTATGCTAGTGATATAACTAGGACAATTCCTGTAAGCGGTAAGTTTACTGAGGAGCAAAAAGAGGTATATAACTTAGTATTAGACACACAGTTAAAAGTCCTAGAGGCAATAAAGCCTGGTGTAAAAAGAACTAAATTACAAAAGATTGCCGTAAAGTGTTTAACTGAGTCTCTTGTAGAGCTAGGTATATTAAAAGGCGATATTAAAAAACTTATAAAAAAAGAAAAATATAAACCTTATTATCCACATGGAATAGGCCACTGGATGGGTATAGATGTTCATGATCAGTGTCCTTATAAAGATGAAAACGGAAAAGAGATTGTTCTGGCAAAGGGAATGGTTTTAACTATTGAACCTGGACTTTACTTGGATATAGATGATAAAAAGGTGCCGCAAAAATATCGTGGAATCGGAATACGTATAGAGGATGATATATTGCTCACGGATGATGGCTATGAAAACTTATCGGCAGATATTATAAAAACAGTAGAAGATATAGAAAGTATAAATTAA
- a CDS encoding diguanylate cyclase, with the protein MKFIEALKLRSKLLFLLVLITFGLIAISVIGTANVNAMKKNTDSLYFGSLVPIYELNEIVQIYNGELSATVFKAKASEINSDEFYSDITSSLEKIQKIWKSYESHFKRDEEIQYVEYVSMEIKNTNIYFEKLLKYAKDGHGFENVSIQLLEEKIQHIYKSIKKLINYEVDVAKYERKNFLENYDATLKQLGIVLLMVIFGLLVISYQVFKSIQDDQTELEVAHKKLKKANKKLEDASYTDSLTKLHNRRYFNMVYEREFKRAKRSKKHFTFMMLDIDYFKQYNDTYGHVGGDNALKKVASALNSIFKRPSDYVFRLGGEEFGVLMSETDPHNSSKMAQKICDTVLGLKVEHKASQVNDYVTISVGVVSCIVHPSINEEYIITKADKMLYKAKENGRNRYILSANECS; encoded by the coding sequence ATGAAATTTATTGAAGCATTAAAACTTAGAAGCAAGTTGTTGTTTTTACTGGTATTAATAACTTTTGGATTAATAGCCATTTCCGTTATAGGTACAGCTAATGTTAATGCAATGAAAAAAAATACGGACTCACTTTATTTTGGTTCACTAGTACCTATTTATGAACTAAATGAGATTGTACAGATCTATAATGGTGAGTTGTCTGCCACAGTTTTTAAAGCAAAAGCTTCAGAGATAAATTCAGATGAATTCTATTCCGATATAACAAGTTCGTTAGAAAAGATACAAAAAATATGGAAAAGTTATGAGAGTCATTTTAAAAGAGATGAAGAGATTCAATATGTAGAGTATGTCTCTATGGAGATTAAAAATACAAATATATATTTTGAAAAATTACTAAAATATGCGAAAGACGGACATGGATTTGAAAATGTATCAATACAACTCTTAGAGGAAAAAATACAGCACATTTATAAAAGTATAAAAAAACTTATAAACTATGAAGTAGATGTTGCAAAATATGAAAGAAAGAATTTTTTAGAAAATTATGATGCAACTTTAAAGCAACTTGGAATTGTTTTATTAATGGTTATTTTTGGACTACTTGTTATTTCATATCAAGTATTTAAAAGTATACAAGATGATCAAACTGAGCTTGAAGTTGCCCATAAAAAACTAAAAAAAGCTAATAAAAAACTAGAAGATGCTTCATATACAGATTCTCTTACAAAACTACATAACAGACGTTATTTTAACATGGTATATGAGAGAGAATTTAAACGTGCTAAGCGCTCTAAAAAACATTTTACTTTTATGATGCTAGATATTGATTACTTTAAACAATATAACGATACTTACGGGCATGTAGGGGGTGATAATGCTTTGAAAAAAGTAGCTTCTGCTTTAAACTCGATTTTTAAACGACCTAGTGATTATGTGTTTAGGTTAGGCGGTGAAGAGTTTGGAGTATTGATGAGTGAAACAGATCCTCATAACAGCTCGAAAATGGCTCAAAAAATATGTGATACTGTTTTAGGACTCAAAGTTGAACACAAAGCTAGTCAGGTAAATGATTATGTTACTATATCAGTCGGTGTAGTATCTTGTATAGTTCATCCTTCAATCAATGAAGAATATATAATTACCAAAGCAGATAAGATGTTATATAAAGCAAAAGAGAATGGACGTAACAGGTATATATTATCTGCAAATGAATGCTCTTAA
- a CDS encoding ABC transporter ATP-binding protein, which translates to MSIISVKNLVTRYGDTVIHDGLNLEIKEGEIYGLLGPSGCGKTTLLREMVMLQKYFSGTIEVLGHNLNYISQDEAQELRQKWGVLFQAGALFSSLTLAENIALGLVEYSDLSKKMIEEIVAFKINIVGLKQSDALLYPSQISGGMKKKAALARALALDPKLLFLDEPTSGLDPISAREFDSLILKLRELLGLSVVMVSHDLKSIYNTLDKIAVIDNKKIVYEGSLDNIKDEKSEFIRTFFKANL; encoded by the coding sequence ATGAGTATTATAAGTGTAAAAAATTTAGTAACTAGATATGGTGATACTGTTATTCACGATGGCTTGAACTTGGAGATAAAAGAGGGTGAGATTTACGGTCTATTGGGCCCAAGTGGATGTGGAAAAACTACACTTTTACGTGAGATGGTTATGCTGCAAAAATACTTCTCTGGAACTATAGAGGTGTTAGGACACAATCTAAATTATATATCTCAAGATGAAGCGCAGGAATTAAGACAAAAATGGGGAGTTCTATTTCAAGCCGGAGCGCTGTTCTCATCACTGACTTTAGCTGAAAACATAGCGCTTGGTCTTGTAGAGTACAGTGATCTAAGTAAAAAAATGATCGAGGAGATAGTTGCATTTAAAATAAATATAGTCGGCTTAAAACAATCAGACGCATTACTTTATCCCTCACAAATATCAGGCGGTATGAAGAAAAAAGCAGCACTTGCACGTGCCTTGGCACTAGATCCTAAACTTTTATTTTTAGATGAGCCTACAAGTGGACTTGATCCGATTTCTGCAAGGGAATTTGATTCATTAATTTTAAAATTAAGAGAACTTTTGGGGCTTAGTGTAGTTATGGTATCGCACGATTTAAAATCAATTTATAATACATTGGATAAAATAGCTGTTATAGATAATAAAAAAATTGTTTATGAAGGTTCGCTCGATAATATCAAAGATGAAAAAAGTGAATTTATTCGTACATTTTTCAAGGCAAACTTATAA
- the aroQ gene encoding type II 3-dehydroquinate dehydratase, whose translation MKVVVIQGPNLNMLGVREQQIYGPMKLEQIHAQMKEFAGQNNIEIEFFQSNLEGEIVDKIQECYGEAQGIIINPAAYTHTSIAIRDAISAVAIPTIEVHISNIHRREEFRKTNMVAPVCASSIVGFGPFGYHLAMVGMTQIMQEIAAAQAAQQQAQQQAQ comes from the coding sequence ATGAAAGTAGTAGTTATTCAAGGTCCAAACTTAAACATGTTAGGTGTAAGAGAACAACAAATTTACGGACCGATGAAATTAGAACAAATCCATGCTCAAATGAAAGAGTTCGCGGGACAGAACAATATAGAAATAGAGTTTTTTCAGTCAAATTTAGAGGGTGAGATTGTTGATAAAATTCAAGAATGTTACGGTGAAGCTCAAGGGATTATCATTAACCCTGCGGCATATACTCACACATCAATTGCTATTCGTGATGCGATCAGTGCAGTAGCTATTCCGACTATTGAAGTTCATATCTCTAACATTCACCGTCGTGAAGAGTTTAGAAAAACAAATATGGTAGCACCTGTATGTGCATCGTCAATTGTTGGTTTTGGTCCGTTTGGTTACCATTTAGCTATGGTTGGTATGACTCAAATTATGCAAGAAATTGCTGCTGCACAAGCTGCTCAACAGCAAGCGCAACAACAAGCTCAATAA
- a CDS encoding FmdE family protein — protein MKYPEFFDTLPTITLKDELAEFLGSIDDGIVEFSYLDVVKNAGHSCPTVAGAYIMTLVGLKELYKDETPVRGEIVIEYASDENDGVAGIISNVMSQITGATKTLGFKGIGGEYIRHSLVSFNALIDSSVKFKRNDTNESVEITYNPDVIKPDPAQAELMQKLLRNFATDEEAKEFKKLWQGRVKKIFENIDKVITIKS, from the coding sequence ATGAAATACCCGGAGTTTTTTGACACGCTTCCAACGATCACTTTAAAAGATGAACTAGCAGAGTTTTTAGGAAGTATAGATGATGGTATAGTTGAGTTTAGTTATTTAGACGTTGTAAAAAATGCAGGACATTCATGTCCTACAGTTGCTGGTGCCTATATAATGACACTTGTTGGTTTAAAAGAGTTATATAAAGATGAAACTCCTGTCCGCGGTGAGATCGTGATAGAGTATGCTTCTGATGAAAATGATGGTGTAGCAGGCATTATCTCAAATGTAATGAGTCAAATTACAGGTGCAACGAAAACACTTGGCTTTAAAGGGATTGGAGGTGAGTATATTAGACATTCACTTGTTAGTTTTAATGCTCTTATTGATTCAAGTGTAAAGTTTAAAAGAAACGATACTAATGAGAGTGTTGAAATTACTTATAACCCTGATGTTATTAAGCCTGATCCAGCCCAAGCAGAACTAATGCAAAAACTGCTTAGAAATTTTGCGACAGATGAAGAAGCCAAAGAGTTTAAAAAACTTTGGCAGGGTAGAGTTAAAAAGATTTTTGAAAATATAGATAAAGTAATAACAATAAAGTCTTAA
- a CDS encoding metal-dependent hydrolase has translation MRIITPHYILLEDRVVTNLSVAYDKTIKKIAPYEELLDEFPDAKVTSLRENSLLMPGLINAHVHIEFSGNKTELSYGDFISWLYSVIENREDLINGCSKECMNKAIDQMLRSGITTFGAISSHAMDLEACENAKQNVVFFNELIGSQAAAADALYGDFIARLDSSKAVKREGFYPAVAIHSPYSVHPILVKKALELVKNENLQLTAHFMESQAERDWLDKSSGDFKDFFEQLLKQSNAICDSDEFLSYFDDHKALFTHATKTNEKELDSISKNNQTIIHCPISNRLLGNGALDIKTLNEKNIRWILATDGLSSNYKLDLFEEMKVALFMHTDQPLLTLANQLLKSVTIDAADALGLNTGEIKEGKNADMIVLDLDVEPNEELPIHIILHRYNISKVIINGEDAL, from the coding sequence ATGCGAATTATTACACCCCATTATATATTACTAGAAGACAGAGTTGTTACTAACCTCTCCGTAGCTTACGATAAAACTATTAAAAAAATAGCACCATACGAAGAACTCTTAGATGAATTTCCAGATGCAAAAGTTACATCACTAAGAGAAAACTCATTACTTATGCCAGGACTTATAAATGCACATGTTCATATAGAATTTAGCGGCAATAAAACAGAACTTTCTTACGGTGATTTTATATCTTGGCTTTACAGCGTAATAGAAAACCGTGAGGATTTGATTAACGGATGTTCAAAAGAGTGTATGAATAAAGCTATTGATCAAATGTTAAGGTCCGGAATTACAACTTTTGGTGCAATTTCATCACATGCGATGGATCTTGAAGCGTGTGAAAATGCTAAACAAAATGTTGTATTTTTTAATGAACTTATAGGAAGTCAAGCTGCAGCAGCTGATGCTTTATACGGTGATTTTATAGCACGACTAGACTCATCAAAAGCTGTAAAACGTGAAGGTTTTTATCCTGCAGTCGCTATCCATTCTCCATATTCTGTTCATCCTATTCTAGTAAAAAAAGCACTTGAACTTGTTAAAAATGAAAACCTTCAACTAACAGCTCACTTTATGGAGTCTCAAGCTGAAAGAGATTGGTTAGATAAAAGTTCCGGTGATTTTAAAGACTTTTTTGAACAGCTTCTAAAACAAAGTAATGCTATTTGTGATTCTGATGAGTTTTTATCGTATTTTGACGATCATAAGGCACTTTTTACTCATGCAACTAAAACTAATGAGAAAGAGCTTGATAGTATTTCCAAAAATAACCAAACGATTATCCACTGCCCCATTTCAAACAGACTTCTTGGAAACGGCGCACTAGATATTAAGACATTAAATGAAAAAAATATCCGCTGGATCTTAGCTACAGACGGACTTAGTTCAAACTATAAGCTTGACCTGTTTGAAGAGATGAAAGTAGCTCTATTTATGCATACTGACCAACCACTTTTAACTTTAGCAAATCAACTTTTAAAAAGTGTTACTATAGATGCTGCAGATGCACTTGGTTTAAATACGGGAGAGATCAAAGAGGGTAAAAATGCAGATATGATCGTTCTTGATTTGGATGTTGAACCAAATGAGGAACTGCCTATTCATATCATACTTCACCGTTACAATATTTCAAAAGTAATTATTAATGGAGAGGATGCTCTTTAA